One genomic segment of Ehrlichia chaffeensis str. Arkansas includes these proteins:
- the clpA gene encoding ATP-dependent Clp protease ATP-binding subunit ClpA, giving the protein MLSKNLEASLHKALSIAFDFHHEYATLEHLLLALTDDIDARRVFYAFRVSIDKLKITIINFLRYEIPTLIDKGISEVKPTAIFERLIHRAIIHAHTSGKSEVTGANILAEILSEKDSYSACFLHEQNIKYIDVVNYTSNNNLYAGEFNVDQEFVKYNEYGKSIGNVNKDILKDNETLDSYCVNLNEAAKKGKIDYVIGRAYELERTMEVLLRRRKNNPLYVGDPGVGKTAIVEGLALKIIEGDVPDQLKKMVIYSLDMGALLAGTRYRGDFEERIKSVIKAIEAKENAILFIDEIHTIVGAGSTSGGSLDASNLLKPALARGTLRCIGATTYKEYNNNFEKDRALARRYQKINVEESSVGETLRILDGIKSYYESHHQVRYTNQAIKYAAELSDRYISGKMLPDKAVDVIDEAGVYCKLHNTGNKVITGSDIEHIISRITEIPCSNLLFNDLDRVKNLEENLKKDIFGQDFAISHLVDSIKIAKAGLRNYNKPLASYLFSGPTGVGKTELARQLANHMGMKLIRFDMSEYMESHAISKIIGSPPGYVGYDQGGLLTDSISRHQYSVLLLDEIEKAHSDIYNILLQIMDYGCVTDTYGKKVNFHNVVIILTTNAGAFELSKSSIGFIRNKSFTHGDNEKAIERIFSPEFRNRLDAIISFSSLDQEVMLRIVKKFIYQLKEQLAKKNVHIDVADDVLMYLAQSGYNDAYGVRNIENIISKKVKKYLAEEILFGKLFNGGNVKIKLDADTNKLVYDFCCAEA; this is encoded by the coding sequence GTGTTATCAAAGAATCTAGAAGCTAGTTTACACAAGGCACTGTCAATTGCATTTGATTTTCATCATGAGTATGCTACTTTGGAACATCTTTTATTAGCTTTAACTGATGATATAGATGCAAGGCGTGTTTTTTATGCTTTTCGTGTATCAATTGATAAACTGAAAATTACAATTATAAATTTTCTGAGATATGAAATACCTACTTTAATTGATAAGGGTATTTCAGAAGTTAAGCCTACTGCTATTTTTGAACGCTTAATACATAGAGCTATTATACATGCTCATACTTCTGGTAAGAGTGAGGTAACAGGTGCAAATATTCTTGCTGAAATTTTATCAGAAAAGGATTCTTATAGTGCATGTTTTTTACATGAACAAAATATAAAATACATAGATGTTGTAAATTATACTTCTAATAATAATTTATATGCTGGTGAGTTTAATGTAGATCAGGAATTTGTAAAATATAACGAGTATGGAAAATCGATAGGTAACGTAAATAAAGATATATTGAAGGATAATGAAACTCTAGATAGCTATTGTGTTAATTTAAATGAAGCAGCAAAAAAAGGAAAAATAGATTATGTAATAGGAAGAGCATATGAATTAGAGAGAACAATGGAGGTTCTATTAAGGAGAAGGAAAAATAACCCATTATACGTTGGTGATCCTGGAGTTGGAAAAACTGCGATTGTTGAAGGATTAGCATTAAAAATTATAGAAGGTGATGTACCAGATCAGTTAAAAAAAATGGTAATATATTCTTTAGATATGGGTGCATTATTAGCTGGAACACGCTATCGTGGAGATTTTGAAGAGAGAATAAAATCTGTTATTAAGGCAATAGAAGCAAAGGAAAATGCAATATTGTTTATTGATGAAATTCATACGATTGTTGGGGCTGGATCTACTAGTGGTGGATCTCTTGATGCAAGTAATTTATTAAAGCCTGCTTTAGCTAGAGGGACATTAAGATGTATAGGTGCTACTACTTATAAAGAATATAATAATAATTTTGAAAAGGATAGAGCACTAGCTAGAAGATATCAAAAAATTAATGTTGAGGAGTCATCAGTTGGTGAAACATTAAGGATATTAGATGGAATAAAATCTTATTATGAATCACATCATCAAGTTAGGTATACTAATCAAGCAATTAAATATGCTGCAGAATTATCGGACAGGTATATTTCAGGAAAAATGCTTCCAGATAAAGCTGTAGATGTTATAGATGAAGCAGGTGTATATTGTAAATTGCATAACACTGGTAATAAAGTTATTACTGGAAGTGATATTGAGCATATAATTTCTAGGATTACTGAAATACCATGTAGTAACTTGTTGTTTAATGATTTGGATAGAGTAAAAAATTTAGAAGAAAATCTAAAAAAAGATATATTTGGTCAAGATTTTGCAATTTCTCATCTTGTAGATTCGATTAAAATTGCCAAAGCAGGGCTTAGAAATTATAACAAACCTTTAGCAAGTTATTTATTTTCTGGGCCAACTGGAGTAGGTAAGACTGAATTGGCGAGGCAGTTAGCAAATCATATGGGTATGAAATTAATAAGATTTGATATGTCTGAATATATGGAATCTCATGCAATTTCTAAAATTATAGGGTCTCCTCCAGGTTATGTAGGATATGATCAAGGAGGATTATTAACTGATTCTATTTCAAGACATCAGTATAGTGTATTGTTACTTGATGAAATAGAAAAGGCTCACAGTGATATATATAATATATTACTACAGATAATGGATTATGGGTGTGTTACTGATACTTATGGTAAAAAGGTTAATTTTCATAATGTAGTAATTATATTAACAACTAATGCTGGTGCTTTTGAGTTAAGTAAAAGTTCTATAGGATTTATTAGAAATAAAAGTTTTACTCATGGAGATAATGAAAAAGCAATTGAAAGGATCTTTAGTCCAGAATTTCGCAATAGGTTGGATGCTATAATTTCATTTTCATCTTTAGATCAAGAAGTGATGTTACGTATAGTTAAAAAGTTTATTTATCAGCTTAAAGAGCAATTAGCAAAGAAAAATGTGCATATAGATGTAGCTGATGATGTGTTAATGTATTTAGCTCAGTCTGGTTATAATGATGCTTATGGTGTAAGAAATATAGAAAATATTATTTCTAAAAAAGTTAAGAAGTATTTAGCAGAAGAGATATTATTTGGTAAATTATTTAATGGTGGAAATGTAAAAATCAAACTTGATGCTGATACTAATAAGTTAGTGTATGATTTTTGTTGTGCAGAAGCATAA
- a CDS encoding TerC family protein, with amino-acid sequence MESYITQFFTLLILEIILGVDNIIFISLAVTKILPELRNKAKYIGLSLALIMRIAVLYGASAILAMNNPIISLFQLDISPNNLFMVFGGIFLIYQSLSEIWNDIFKKNGKIHNLKSNFYYVILQIIIVDLIFSIDSILTAIGITHNILIIQIVFVVSIISTILFSHYIIKAITTYSNIKTIAIMFVLVLGILLTLNGIHIKVSHNYLYFTFAFSIITEGINIIRKKVK; translated from the coding sequence ATGGAAAGTTATATAACTCAATTTTTTACATTATTGATATTAGAAATAATTTTAGGAGTAGATAATATAATTTTTATCTCACTTGCTGTCACAAAAATATTACCTGAACTACGTAATAAAGCAAAATATATAGGGTTATCATTAGCATTAATAATGCGTATTGCTGTATTATATGGAGCATCAGCTATACTAGCTATGAATAATCCTATTATTTCATTATTTCAACTTGATATTTCTCCTAATAATTTATTTATGGTATTTGGAGGAATATTTTTAATTTATCAAAGCTTATCTGAAATATGGAACGATATTTTTAAGAAAAATGGTAAAATTCATAACTTAAAATCAAATTTTTATTATGTAATACTACAAATAATAATAGTAGACTTAATATTCTCTATAGATTCAATACTAACTGCCATAGGAATTACACATAACATTCTTATTATTCAAATAGTATTTGTTGTTTCTATCATATCTACAATTTTGTTTTCACATTACATCATAAAAGCAATTACCACATATAGTAATATTAAAACTATAGCCATTATGTTTGTATTAGTATTAGGCATACTCTTAACACTAAATGGAATACACATTAAAGTATCACACAACTACCTATACTTTACGTTTGCTTTTTCTATAATTACTGAAGGGATAAATATAATAAGAAAAAAAGTAAAATAA
- the nusA gene encoding transcription termination factor NusA, which produces MVNLQNFDNLELIRVAKDIADQKGLNLDVIIRAIEEAIQLTSRSRYGNCKIKVTVDKKTGVVATYRQVLVINNNGDISVPEGKENEIDFSDVSKYKLITLAEAKQIDKNVEVGDIMLEPLPVIDLDYSSAKIAKQKIAQVIISEERKKQYEDFKDRVGDIVYGTAKRIEYNNVIVDLNGNEGYLSASNLIKGEVFRVGDRVKAHIEDVRKENSGPQIFLSRINKGFMEQLFKQEIPEIYDGIVTIKAIARDPGSRSKVAVFSSDKNIDPVGACVGARGVRIQGIISELHGEKIDVILYSPELAKFIVNAIAPAEVLKVIIDEDKEKVELIIPENQLSLAIGRYGQNIRLASELVGWKINVIGDETESSRKAKELSAGSKIFVEGLDVEEIIGQLLFTEGFVSIEDIDQASVSDISAIDGFNEEIAEELKSRAADYLVRKDAEMKQILDNLSVDKDVTMLPFLRPSDIIALSKNGINSLEDIAGLCTDEFFDIIPDIALTKDQVDSVILESRKKIGWL; this is translated from the coding sequence ATGGTTAATCTACAAAATTTTGATAACTTAGAGTTAATAAGGGTGGCTAAGGATATTGCTGATCAGAAAGGCTTGAATTTGGATGTTATAATAAGAGCTATAGAGGAAGCTATCCAACTAACTAGTCGTAGTAGATATGGGAATTGTAAGATTAAAGTTACAGTGGATAAAAAAACTGGTGTAGTAGCTACTTATAGGCAAGTATTAGTTATCAATAATAATGGTGATATTAGTGTTCCTGAAGGCAAAGAAAATGAGATAGATTTTTCTGATGTAAGCAAATATAAATTGATTACTTTAGCAGAAGCTAAACAAATTGATAAAAATGTTGAAGTTGGTGATATAATGCTTGAGCCTCTCCCTGTTATTGATCTTGATTATAGTTCTGCTAAGATTGCAAAGCAAAAGATTGCTCAAGTTATTATTTCAGAAGAGCGTAAGAAACAGTATGAAGATTTTAAGGATCGTGTAGGTGATATTGTTTATGGTACTGCTAAGCGTATAGAATATAATAATGTTATTGTAGATCTAAATGGAAATGAAGGTTATTTATCAGCTTCAAATTTGATAAAAGGAGAGGTATTTCGTGTGGGTGATAGAGTAAAAGCTCACATAGAAGATGTAAGAAAGGAAAATTCAGGACCTCAGATATTTCTTTCAAGAATCAATAAAGGATTCATGGAGCAATTATTCAAGCAGGAAATCCCAGAAATATATGATGGAATAGTTACAATTAAGGCAATAGCTAGGGATCCAGGTTCAAGGTCGAAGGTTGCGGTTTTTTCTTCTGATAAAAATATTGATCCAGTAGGTGCATGTGTTGGTGCAAGAGGTGTAAGAATTCAGGGTATTATTTCTGAATTACATGGAGAGAAGATTGATGTGATTTTATATTCTCCAGAACTTGCTAAATTTATAGTTAATGCTATAGCTCCTGCAGAAGTTTTAAAAGTCATTATTGATGAAGATAAGGAAAAAGTAGAGTTAATTATTCCTGAAAATCAACTAAGTTTAGCAATTGGTAGGTATGGGCAGAATATCAGATTAGCATCTGAGTTGGTTGGTTGGAAAATAAATGTAATAGGAGATGAAACTGAATCAAGTAGAAAAGCGAAAGAATTGAGTGCAGGTTCAAAAATATTTGTTGAAGGATTGGATGTTGAAGAAATAATAGGGCAATTGTTATTTACTGAGGGGTTTGTTAGTATTGAAGATATAGATCAAGCATCTGTTAGTGATATTTCTGCAATAGATGGGTTCAATGAGGAAATTGCAGAGGAATTAAAAAGTAGAGCAGCTGATTATTTAGTGCGTAAAGATGCTGAAATGAAACAGATTTTAGATAATTTATCTGTTGATAAGGATGTTACTATGTTACCATTTTTAAGGCCGAGTGATATTATAGCGTTGTCGAAAAATGGTATCAACAGTCTTGAAGATATTGCTGGATTGTGTACAGATGAGTTTTTTGATATTATTCCTGATATTGCATTGACTAAGGATCAAGTAGACTCTGTTATATTAGAGTCTCGTAAGAAAATAGGATGGTTATAA
- a CDS encoding efflux RND transporter permease subunit has translation MRKIAEIFLQRNRVSIFLLMVILIFGCYSYFYIPKEKNPEIKKPILSIHTTLQGMSSEDVEKFLVYPIEQEIKSVKGISRITSMAKNGYANVILEFSAGFNHREALENVRSKVDVIRAKLPQEATFPIINEENFSLFPVLSIALVSDLPNRTLFKVASDLQSRLESLPNIESVKIIGNSKDIIEINISPGVINSYNLQMQDVIMAVLNNNQFLNIGNLDSTVGKYTLHLSGILKNIEDIMNIPVKTDGYSVVTVGDIATIKPIYQDNKEFVRVNNQPCLVLEISKQTGKNIIETISQVKELMNNLKNILPNNLSVIYLQDESEEISNVLNELQNSILISVLLVVIIMMVFMGTKTALLVAVSIPGSFLFGIIIMYLLGYTLNIVILFSLIMAVGMLVDDAIVVTEYADRKMIGGLNKMEAFKQAAHDMFWPVASATLTKLVVYIPLLFWPGTTGEFMKYIPIALITTLSGSWIMALIFIPVLGSLIGMPSVTDKKSVAEIIAINTGDFVHLGRFTRGYSRILNNVLNHPKKFVCVIVSILFFSTFGYFMVGPGVEFFPNIESERMLITIRSNNNLSVHERNDILREVEQRISDIGGIKFFYVKAGLFEYSLDVDNVIGKIQVELKKCSICRKSDKILNEIRNKLQDVKGVIINIVEERMKPVTGKPIRIDISSRNVNKINDTTDKIISIMNNSLGFENVTDNRSSLEIEWKIDIDKNKAMRSGVDISILSKFIKMIAGGVLLNRYHPDNINDEVDIILRFPKEYRNLNTLSNLFVNTLHGYTAVSDFIIHKAQRKEGGINHINGIRTVSIMADLSQGYLLEKMINFLNQKFKEELDSEVLVEIKGEIKDQEESQKFLIKAFVIIVVLIMLVLITEFNSIYNTLIIMTAIFLSTTCIFFGFFITSHVFSVVMGGVGIIVLAGVIVNNNILLLDAFYINMNTICNKKEAIVRAALSRVRPILLTVVTGIIGLVPMMLRVSFDFINRQVIYNSPSSQLWFELSYTIAIGLCLATVITLFFTPALLMIGKYNKINK, from the coding sequence ATGAGAAAGATTGCTGAGATATTCTTACAAAGGAATAGAGTATCGATATTTCTGTTGATGGTTATATTGATATTTGGTTGTTATTCTTATTTTTATATTCCCAAAGAAAAGAATCCTGAAATTAAAAAACCTATTTTATCTATTCATACTACATTGCAAGGGATGTCATCTGAAGATGTAGAGAAATTTTTAGTGTATCCTATTGAACAAGAGATAAAATCTGTGAAGGGTATTAGTAGAATTACTTCGATGGCTAAAAACGGCTATGCAAATGTAATATTAGAATTTAGTGCAGGATTTAACCATAGAGAAGCTTTAGAAAATGTAAGATCAAAAGTGGATGTGATACGTGCTAAATTGCCTCAAGAAGCAACCTTTCCTATAATAAATGAAGAGAATTTTAGCTTATTTCCAGTGTTAAGTATAGCTTTAGTTAGTGATTTACCTAACAGGACATTGTTTAAAGTTGCAAGTGATTTGCAATCTAGATTGGAAAGTTTACCTAATATAGAAAGTGTTAAGATTATTGGAAATAGTAAAGATATTATTGAGATAAATATTTCTCCTGGTGTTATTAATAGCTATAACTTGCAAATGCAAGATGTGATAATGGCTGTATTGAATAATAATCAGTTTCTGAATATTGGAAATTTGGACTCTACAGTTGGTAAATATACACTGCATTTGTCAGGTATTTTAAAGAATATAGAGGACATTATGAATATACCAGTAAAAACTGATGGTTATTCTGTTGTAACTGTAGGTGATATTGCTACTATAAAGCCAATTTATCAAGATAATAAGGAATTTGTTCGAGTAAATAATCAGCCATGTTTAGTTCTAGAAATATCAAAGCAAACTGGTAAGAATATTATTGAGACTATCTCTCAAGTAAAAGAACTTATGAATAATCTCAAAAATATATTGCCAAACAATTTATCAGTTATTTATCTTCAAGATGAATCGGAAGAGATATCGAATGTTTTAAATGAATTACAGAATTCTATTTTAATTTCAGTTTTATTAGTTGTGATAATTATGATGGTATTTATGGGAACTAAGACTGCATTGTTAGTTGCCGTATCAATACCTGGGTCTTTCTTGTTTGGTATTATCATTATGTATTTATTAGGGTATACCTTAAATATAGTAATTTTATTTTCTTTGATTATGGCTGTTGGAATGCTTGTTGATGATGCCATAGTTGTTACTGAGTATGCAGATAGAAAAATGATAGGTGGTTTGAATAAAATGGAAGCTTTTAAGCAAGCTGCACATGATATGTTTTGGCCAGTTGCATCGGCTACTTTAACAAAATTAGTAGTATATATTCCATTGTTGTTTTGGCCTGGCACTACTGGGGAATTTATGAAGTATATTCCTATTGCATTAATCACAACTTTAAGTGGTTCGTGGATTATGGCTTTGATTTTTATTCCAGTTTTAGGATCTCTTATTGGAATGCCATCAGTGACTGATAAAAAAAGTGTAGCAGAAATTATAGCGATAAATACTGGTGATTTTGTACATTTGGGTAGATTTACCAGAGGTTATAGTAGAATTTTAAATAATGTACTTAATCATCCTAAAAAATTTGTTTGTGTAATAGTTAGCATATTGTTTTTCTCTACGTTTGGATATTTTATGGTTGGTCCGGGTGTAGAGTTTTTTCCAAATATTGAATCAGAAAGAATGCTTATCACTATAAGATCAAATAATAATTTATCTGTCCATGAAAGGAATGACATATTGCGAGAAGTTGAACAACGGATTTCTGATATAGGTGGGATAAAATTTTTTTATGTAAAAGCTGGTCTGTTTGAGTATTCATTGGATGTCGATAATGTTATTGGAAAAATTCAGGTGGAATTAAAAAAATGCTCTATTTGTAGGAAGTCTGACAAAATATTAAATGAGATAAGAAATAAGCTACAAGATGTGAAAGGTGTTATTATAAATATTGTGGAAGAAAGAATGAAACCAGTCACTGGTAAGCCAATACGTATTGATATTAGTTCACGTAATGTAAATAAGATTAATGATACAACGGATAAGATAATATCTATTATGAATAATTCTTTAGGATTTGAAAATGTTACAGACAATAGATCATCTTTAGAAATAGAGTGGAAAATTGATATTGATAAAAACAAGGCAATGAGATCTGGGGTTGATATTTCTATACTTAGCAAATTTATAAAAATGATAGCTGGAGGAGTATTATTAAATAGGTATCACCCAGATAATATTAATGATGAAGTAGATATTATTCTCAGATTTCCTAAGGAATATCGTAATTTAAATACGTTGAGTAATCTGTTTGTTAATACTTTACATGGATATACTGCTGTTAGTGATTTTATTATTCATAAAGCTCAACGTAAAGAAGGTGGAATAAATCATATTAATGGTATAAGAACAGTAAGTATTATGGCTGATTTATCTCAAGGGTATTTATTAGAAAAGATGATCAATTTTTTAAATCAAAAATTTAAAGAGGAATTAGATTCAGAGGTATTGGTTGAAATAAAAGGAGAAATAAAAGATCAAGAAGAATCACAAAAATTTTTAATTAAAGCATTTGTTATAATAGTAGTACTTATTATGTTGGTTCTAATTACTGAGTTTAACAGTATTTATAATACATTAATTATTATGACAGCTATTTTTCTATCAACTACTTGTATATTTTTTGGATTTTTTATCACAAGTCATGTTTTTTCTGTAGTTATGGGAGGAGTAGGTATTATTGTATTGGCTGGTGTAATAGTAAATAATAATATTCTGCTTCTTGATGCCTTTTATATTAATATGAATACTATATGTAATAAAAAAGAAGCTATAGTAAGAGCAGCTTTATCTAGAGTTAGGCCAATATTATTGACAGTTGTTACTGGGATTATTGGATTGGTTCCTATGATGTTACGTGTAAGTTTTGATTTTATTAATCGGCAAGTTATTTATAATTCACCGTCAAGCCAGCTTTGGTTTGAATTATCTTATACTATAGCTATTGGTTTATGTTTAGCTACTGTGATTACTTTATTTTTTACTCCTGCGTTGCTTATGATAGGGAAATATAATAAAATTAACAAATGA
- the rbfA gene encoding 30S ribosome-binding factor RbfA: MIYKSESFRNLKVASVLNRAISRVLMQDICLFNSHITISKVEVSSDIRDATVFVIISQECSDKEALIKELNDSSYFIRKAIFSYVDLRYIPRLYFKLDYCFDNLVRVNQILESK, encoded by the coding sequence ATGATTTATAAATCTGAAAGTTTTAGGAATTTAAAAGTTGCTTCAGTATTGAATAGGGCGATATCTAGAGTATTAATGCAAGATATTTGTTTGTTTAATAGTCATATAACTATATCTAAAGTAGAAGTGAGTAGTGATATAAGAGATGCTACTGTTTTTGTTATAATTTCTCAAGAATGTTCAGATAAAGAAGCGCTTATAAAAGAATTAAATGACTCTTCTTATTTTATTAGAAAAGCAATATTTTCTTACGTAGATCTTAGGTATATACCTAGATTATATTTTAAGCTAGATTATTGTTTTGATAATTTGGTTAGAGTAAATCAAATACTAGAATCTAAGTAA
- the infB gene encoding translation initiation factor IF-2, producing MNESKSVVDSGLMSGKIERTTLKLSDKLKLSSNIHQGTKFSLKKSVTTVEVRKSKKRKDINNIEQASVVLQNDNAYQDNESNNSLTIQEQISRMNALQNANICEKKEDIKEDTSDVNLQVTESTSVEKSESDDVTLEEESSKKVEEQVVEEAHDNTDTVSLNVVENVQEESQVDNQVESSNISDILQPKGIEEKKLKKYEKEHEEKKGNPKKGVSNNMYSKHVKLVIEEELEDNNKQVIQTHKSRKNRSTSSVKNKITRKVLIPKKITVQELASSMSERVKDVQHMLFQMGRRDIKPTDFLDSDHASVIVEAFNHTFKLVNDGKLEEDLYADGNDKELLPRAPVVTVMGHVDHGKTSLLDAIRKSNVADGEFKGITQHIGAYQIMLDGDKRITFIDTPGHEAFTAMRACGTNVTDIVVLVVAADDGIMPQTIESINHVKAANVAMIVAVNKIDKHDANIDKITNSLLNHGVVAESLGGDVIVVPVSAKERINLDQLKSSILLMAELLELKAVYDTRASGVVIESKVDRNCGVVATLIVQKGTLKAGDIIVVGHNSYGKVRNMFNSDGRSEKVAIPSMPVKVLGLNNVPNSGTNFIVVDSEKQARELISYRQELFNAELEANAKPKMDANSILACGVVDELNVILKCDVMGSVEAICYSISKITHEDIKLNVLYKGVGNVTKSDVLLAETSNSIILAFNVKTDASVKELAKQKCIEIKHYSVIYDIIDDVKKILSSMLKPLQQEVQVGTLSIRKVFSSGSIGSVLGCYVTNGIVRKGALVKLIRNNNVIHEGKIKVLRRFKDDVKEVAAGFECGILLDYSKEIYPESDIIHILEIVEEIRVIK from the coding sequence ATGAATGAGTCTAAAAGTGTTGTAGATAGTGGGTTGATGTCAGGTAAAATTGAACGTACAACACTCAAGCTTAGTGATAAGTTAAAACTGTCTTCAAATATACATCAAGGTACAAAGTTTTCTTTAAAGAAGTCTGTGACCACTGTAGAAGTTCGTAAAAGTAAAAAAAGGAAAGATATTAATAATATTGAACAAGCTTCTGTAGTATTGCAAAATGATAATGCTTACCAGGATAATGAAAGTAATAATTCCTTAACTATACAAGAGCAAATTTCTCGTATGAATGCTCTACAGAATGCTAATATATGTGAAAAAAAGGAAGATATCAAAGAAGATACAAGTGATGTTAATCTTCAAGTAACAGAGTCAACATCTGTTGAAAAAAGTGAAAGTGATGATGTTACTCTTGAGGAAGAGAGTAGTAAAAAAGTTGAAGAGCAGGTAGTTGAAGAGGCTCATGATAATACTGATACTGTATCTTTGAATGTTGTTGAAAATGTACAAGAAGAGAGTCAGGTAGATAACCAAGTTGAAAGCAGTAATATAAGTGATATATTGCAGCCTAAAGGCATTGAAGAGAAAAAACTTAAAAAGTATGAAAAAGAGCATGAAGAAAAGAAAGGAAATCCTAAGAAAGGGGTTTCTAATAATATGTATAGTAAGCATGTAAAATTAGTAATAGAAGAGGAATTAGAAGATAATAATAAGCAGGTTATTCAAACACATAAAAGTAGGAAGAATCGTTCTACTAGTTCTGTAAAGAATAAAATTACTCGCAAGGTTCTTATACCTAAGAAGATTACTGTACAGGAGTTAGCGAGTAGTATGTCTGAACGAGTAAAAGATGTACAACATATGTTATTTCAAATGGGGAGACGTGATATTAAGCCAACAGATTTTTTAGATTCAGATCATGCTTCTGTTATTGTAGAAGCTTTTAATCATACTTTTAAATTAGTGAATGATGGTAAATTAGAAGAAGATTTATATGCTGATGGTAATGATAAGGAATTACTTCCTAGAGCACCAGTTGTAACTGTTATGGGGCATGTAGACCATGGAAAAACTTCATTACTTGATGCTATACGCAAATCAAATGTTGCAGATGGGGAATTTAAAGGCATTACACAACATATAGGTGCATATCAAATAATGCTTGATGGCGATAAGAGAATTACTTTTATTGATACACCAGGTCATGAGGCGTTTACTGCTATGAGAGCATGTGGTACCAATGTTACTGATATAGTAGTATTAGTTGTTGCTGCTGATGATGGTATTATGCCTCAAACTATTGAATCAATTAATCATGTAAAAGCAGCTAATGTAGCGATGATAGTTGCAGTTAATAAAATTGATAAGCATGATGCTAATATTGATAAAATTACTAATAGTTTGCTTAATCATGGAGTAGTTGCAGAGAGTTTAGGTGGGGATGTTATTGTAGTTCCTGTATCTGCTAAGGAAAGGATAAATTTAGATCAATTGAAGTCAAGTATATTATTAATGGCAGAGTTATTAGAGTTGAAAGCTGTTTATGATACTAGAGCATCTGGAGTAGTAATTGAATCAAAAGTTGATAGAAATTGTGGGGTGGTAGCAACTTTAATAGTACAAAAAGGGACATTAAAAGCTGGTGATATTATTGTTGTTGGTCATAATTCATATGGTAAAGTGCGTAATATGTTTAATAGTGATGGAAGAAGTGAAAAAGTTGCTATTCCGTCAATGCCAGTAAAAGTGTTAGGGTTAAATAATGTACCTAACTCTGGAACTAATTTTATTGTTGTGGATTCTGAAAAGCAGGCACGTGAGTTGATTAGTTATAGACAAGAGTTATTTAATGCAGAATTAGAAGCAAATGCAAAACCAAAAATGGATGCTAATAGCATATTAGCTTGTGGTGTGGTTGATGAGTTAAATGTGATTTTGAAGTGTGATGTTATGGGGTCTGTTGAAGCAATATGTTATTCAATCAGTAAAATAACTCATGAGGATATAAAGTTGAATGTTTTATATAAGGGTGTAGGGAACGTTACAAAGTCAGATGTGTTATTGGCTGAAACATCGAATTCTATAATTTTAGCTTTTAATGTCAAAACAGATGCTTCAGTAAAAGAATTGGCAAAGCAGAAGTGTATTGAAATAAAGCATTATTCAGTTATATACGATATAATTGATGATGTAAAAAAGATATTAAGTAGTATGTTAAAACCATTACAGCAAGAAGTGCAAGTTGGTACTTTATCTATAAGAAAAGTGTTTTCTTCTGGAAGTATAGGAAGTGTACTTGGATGTTATGTGACAAATGGAATAGTTAGGAAAGGTGCTTTAGTAAAATTGATTCGTAATAATAATGTTATTCATGAAGGGAAAATTAAGGTTTTACGTCGTTTTAAAGATGATGTAAAAGAAGTCGCTGCTGGGTTTGAATGTGGTATTTTGTTAGATTATTCAAAAGAAATATATCCAGAAAGTGATATAATTCATATATTAGAGATAGTAGAAGAAATTAGAGTTATTAAATGA